Proteins encoded in a region of the Candidatus Aminicenantes bacterium genome:
- a CDS encoding succinate dehydrogenase iron-sulfur subunit, whose product MDISIKILRYQPEKDEKPHWQLFKFAIEDEATILDVLNEIHWVHDGTLSYRRSCRSSICGSCAMKVNGRNVLACETPIHRFGTRLKIEPLSGFSIIKDLVVDLEPFFAKLKRIKPYLIVDKPLPDKEFVQSTAELETIGESTLCILCAACSAACPSSWPNQEYLGPAALLKAYRFIFDSRDDGSDERLEIINDKNGVWRCHTIFNCVEACPKKIKITEYLSRLKVKAVENSL is encoded by the coding sequence ATTCAAGTTTGCCATTGAGGACGAGGCCACGATTCTCGACGTGCTCAACGAGATCCACTGGGTGCACGACGGCACCCTTTCCTACCGCCGCTCCTGCCGCAGCTCGATCTGCGGTTCCTGCGCCATGAAGGTCAACGGCCGCAATGTGCTGGCCTGCGAGACGCCGATCCACCGCTTCGGCACTCGCTTGAAGATCGAGCCGCTCTCCGGGTTCTCGATCATCAAGGACCTGGTCGTCGACCTGGAGCCGTTCTTCGCCAAGCTGAAGCGCATCAAACCCTACCTGATCGTTGACAAGCCGCTGCCCGACAAGGAGTTCGTGCAATCGACAGCCGAGCTGGAAACGATCGGCGAATCGACGCTGTGCATCCTGTGCGCCGCCTGCAGCGCCGCCTGCCCGAGCTCGTGGCCCAACCAGGAGTACCTCGGCCCCGCGGCCCTGCTCAAGGCCTACCGCTTCATCTTCGACAGCCGCGACGACGGCAGCGACGAGCGGCTGGAGATCATTAACGACAAGAACGGCGTCTGGCGCTGCCACACCATCTTTAATTGCGTCGAAGCCTGTCCGAAGAAGATCAAGATCACCGAGTACCTGTCGCGCCTGAAGGTCAAGGCGGTCGAGAACTCGCTGTAA